From one Gemmobacter sp. genomic stretch:
- a CDS encoding DUF1330 domain-containing protein, protein MPKGYWVAHVDVRDPQAYEAYRQANAVAFAKYGARFIVRGAPQEVREGSAKGRTVVIEFDSIATARACYDSPEYQAAKALRDPVSSGDLVIVEGWGG, encoded by the coding sequence ATGCCAAAGGGATATTGGGTGGCGCATGTGGATGTGCGCGATCCGCAGGCCTACGAGGCCTATCGGCAGGCCAATGCGGTGGCGTTTGCGAAATATGGCGCGCGGTTCATCGTGCGCGGTGCCCCGCAGGAGGTGCGCGAAGGCAGCGCCAAGGGCCGCACCGTGGTGATCGAATTCGACAGCATCGCGACGGCGCGCGCCTGCTATGACAGCCCGGAATATCAGGCGGCCAAGGCGCTGCGCGACCCGGTGTCGTCGGGTGATCTGGTGATCGTCGAGGGCTGGGGCGGCTGA
- a CDS encoding TetR family transcriptional regulator C-terminal domain-containing protein, giving the protein MTTAKPLTRIQQKNRETILAAALDVFSQQGFRGATLDQIAEAAGLSKPNLLYYFPSKEAMHAELLDNLLDIWLQPLRDLNPFGDPMDELLRYVRRKLDMSRDMPRESRLFANEMLQGAPRIGAQLDGPLKALVDDKAQVLQGWMDEGRLTAVPPHHLLFSIWALTQHYADFDIQVRAVLGPGHDPFHEAGAFLDTLFRRLLAPQPRSR; this is encoded by the coding sequence ATGACCACCGCCAAACCCCTGACCCGCATCCAGCAAAAGAACCGCGAGACGATCCTTGCCGCCGCGCTGGACGTGTTTTCCCAGCAGGGATTCCGCGGCGCCACCCTTGACCAGATCGCCGAGGCGGCAGGCCTGTCCAAACCCAACCTCCTCTACTACTTCCCCTCGAAAGAGGCGATGCACGCCGAACTGCTGGACAATCTGCTGGACATCTGGCTGCAACCCCTGCGCGATCTGAACCCCTTCGGCGACCCGATGGACGAACTTTTGCGCTATGTCCGCCGCAAGCTGGACATGAGCCGCGACATGCCCCGCGAAAGCCGGCTGTTCGCCAACGAGATGCTGCAAGGCGCCCCCCGCATCGGCGCCCAGCTGGATGGCCCGCTGAAGGCGCTGGTCGATGACAAGGCGCAGGTGCTGCAAGGCTGGATGGACGAAGGCCGCCTGACCGCCGTCCCCCCGCATCACCTCTTGTTCTCGATCTGGGCCCTGACCCAGCATTACGCCGATTTCGATATCCAGGTCCGCGCCGTCCTCGGCCCCGGGCACGACCCGTTCCACGAGGCCGGCGCCTTCCTCGACACGCTGTTCCGCCGCCTGCTGGCCCCCCAGCCGCGCAGCCGCTGA
- a CDS encoding transporter substrate-binding domain-containing protein: MNKLALTLGVLALSATAAMAQTIRMGTEGAYPPFNFINDKGQVDGFERELGDELCKRASLTCEWVTTDWDSIIPNLTAGNYDTIIAGMSITEERAKVVSFTQNYTPPAASAYAAASKDADLKGGIVAAQTGTIQAGHVASSGATLVEFATPDETIAAVRNGEADAVFADKEFLVPIVAESGGALVFAGEDVPLGGGVGMGLRQSDTELRGKFDAAIGSMKADGSLNALIVKWFGADALKF; the protein is encoded by the coding sequence ATGAATAAACTTGCACTCACCCTTGGCGTGCTGGCGCTGAGCGCGACGGCTGCCATGGCGCAGACCATCCGTATGGGCACCGAAGGGGCCTATCCGCCCTTCAACTTCATCAACGACAAGGGCCAGGTTGACGGGTTCGAACGCGAGTTGGGCGACGAGCTGTGCAAGCGGGCCAGCCTGACCTGCGAATGGGTCACCACCGACTGGGATTCGATCATCCCGAACCTGACGGCGGGCAACTACGACACGATCATCGCCGGCATGTCGATCACCGAGGAACGCGCCAAGGTGGTCTCGTTTACCCAGAACTACACCCCGCCCGCTGCCTCGGCCTATGCGGCGGCGTCCAAGGATGCCGACCTGAAGGGCGGCATCGTGGCGGCGCAGACCGGCACCATCCAGGCGGGCCATGTGGCCAGCAGCGGGGCGACGCTGGTGGAATTCGCCACGCCGGATGAAACCATCGCGGCCGTGCGCAACGGCGAGGCGGATGCGGTCTTTGCCGACAAGGAATTCCTGGTGCCCATCGTGGCGGAATCGGGTGGTGCGCTGGTGTTCGCCGGCGAGGATGTTCCCTTGGGCGGCGGTGTCGGCATGGGGCTGCGCCAGTCCGATACCGAACTGCGCGGCAAGTTCGATGCGGCCATCGGCAGCATGAAGGCCGATGGGTCGCTGAACGCGCTGATCGTGAAGTGGTTCGGCGCCGACGCGCTGAAGTTCTGA
- a CDS encoding TerB family tellurite resistance protein encodes MVMNLLRWLAAPEPAVLPQDEARMALAALMVRLARSDGDYSAAEVARIERVLARRFGLDAAGAADLRTGAEALEAGAPDTVRFTRALKAAVPLEDRIGLVEALWSVALADGGRDAEEDRLMRLVVSLLGVTDPESGLARQRAARASGRGGPSVA; translated from the coding sequence ATGGTGATGAACCTGTTGCGCTGGCTGGCGGCGCCGGAACCGGCGGTGCTGCCGCAGGATGAGGCGCGGATGGCGCTGGCGGCGCTGATGGTGCGGCTGGCGCGGTCGGATGGCGACTATTCGGCGGCCGAGGTGGCGCGGATCGAACGGGTGCTGGCGCGGCGGTTCGGGCTGGATGCGGCGGGTGCCGCCGACCTGCGGACCGGGGCCGAGGCGCTGGAGGCGGGGGCGCCCGATACGGTGCGCTTTACCCGGGCGCTGAAGGCCGCCGTGCCGCTGGAGGACCGGATCGGGCTGGTCGAGGCGCTGTGGTCGGTCGCGCTGGCCGACGGGGGCCGCGATGCCGAGGAAGACCGGCTGATGCGGCTGGTCGTGTCGTTGCTGGGGGTGACGGACCCGGAATCGGGGCTGGCGCGGCAGCGGGCCGCGCGGGCGTCGGGCCGAGGCGGCCCTTCCGTCGCGTAA
- a CDS encoding amino acid ABC transporter ATP-binding protein, with amino-acid sequence MTTAAAPVIEIRGLHKAYGNLEVLKGVDLVAPRGHVVSLIGSSGSGKSTLLRCCNLLEDSQQGEVVFEGEPVRWRGTGAHRHPADKAQVRRIRTNLSMVFQQFNLWSHLTILQNVMEAPVTVLGRDPAEVEGKAREYLAKVGIADKADAWPAQLSGGQQQRAAIARALCMEPRAILFDEPTSALDPELEQEVVKVIKALADEGRTMLIVTHDMKLAADVSDHAIFLHKGLIEEQGPPQAVFGAPQSERLRQFLSATMAH; translated from the coding sequence GTGACCACCGCAGCCGCGCCGGTGATCGAGATCAGGGGTCTGCACAAGGCCTATGGCAATCTGGAAGTGCTGAAAGGCGTCGATCTGGTTGCCCCGCGCGGCCATGTGGTGTCGCTGATCGGGTCGTCCGGGTCGGGCAAATCCACCTTGCTGCGCTGCTGCAACCTGCTGGAGGACAGCCAGCAGGGCGAGGTGGTGTTCGAAGGCGAGCCGGTGCGCTGGCGCGGCACGGGGGCGCATCGCCACCCGGCCGACAAGGCGCAGGTGCGCCGGATTCGCACCAACCTGTCGATGGTGTTCCAGCAGTTCAACCTGTGGAGCCACCTGACCATCCTGCAAAATGTCATGGAGGCGCCGGTCACCGTGCTGGGCCGCGACCCTGCCGAGGTCGAGGGCAAGGCACGGGAATATCTGGCCAAGGTGGGCATTGCCGACAAGGCCGATGCCTGGCCGGCCCAGCTGTCGGGCGGCCAGCAGCAGCGCGCCGCCATCGCCCGCGCCCTGTGCATGGAACCGCGCGCCATCCTGTTCGACGAGCCGACCAGCGCGCTGGACCCCGAACTGGAGCAGGAGGTGGTCAAGGTGATCAAGGCCCTGGCCGACGAGGGGCGGACCATGCTGATCGTGACCCATGACATGAAGCTGGCCGCCGATGTCAGCGATCATGCGATCTTCCTGCACAAGGGGCTGATCGAGGAACAGGGCCCGCCGCAAGCGGTGTTCGGCGCGCCGCAATCCGAACGCCTGCGGCAGTTCCTGTCGGCCACCATGGCACACTGA
- a CDS encoding PhzF family phenazine biosynthesis protein, with translation MQLDYHILDVFTDQPFTGNPLAVVLGADGLDDWQMQTIARQFNLSETIFVQTPDDPAHAARVRIFLPLAEIPFAGHPTIGCAVLLAELRGLTGQLVLEERAGLVPVSLGSGAVPMAEFTAPVVPFAHAVAPEARQVAAALGLPAVRAVALCEGGSRFVFPEVATLEALAAARPQEPAWSDLAATGAPDKMWVWCRTGARSVRARMFAPAAGVPEDPATGSATAVFAAVLHGQGALDDGETVITVDQGVEMGRPSRLRLTAVVTDGRLVAARVAGQAVRVAEGRIRVPERRG, from the coding sequence ATGCAGCTGGACTATCACATTCTGGATGTTTTCACCGATCAGCCCTTTACCGGCAACCCCCTTGCCGTGGTGCTGGGGGCGGATGGGCTGGACGACTGGCAGATGCAGACCATCGCGCGCCAGTTCAACCTGTCGGAGACGATCTTTGTCCAGACGCCCGATGACCCGGCCCATGCGGCCAGGGTGCGGATCTTTCTGCCGCTGGCCGAGATCCCGTTTGCCGGCCATCCGACCATCGGCTGCGCGGTGCTGCTGGCCGAGTTGCGCGGGCTGACCGGGCAACTGGTGCTGGAGGAACGCGCGGGCCTGGTGCCGGTAAGTCTGGGCAGCGGCGCCGTGCCGATGGCGGAATTCACCGCGCCGGTGGTGCCCTTTGCCCATGCGGTGGCCCCCGAGGCGCGGCAGGTGGCGGCGGCGCTGGGCCTGCCGGCGGTGCGCGCCGTGGCGCTGTGCGAGGGCGGGTCGCGGTTCGTGTTCCCCGAGGTTGCCACGCTGGAGGCGCTGGCGGCGGCACGGCCGCAGGAACCCGCCTGGTCCGATCTGGCGGCAACCGGGGCGCCGGACAAGATGTGGGTCTGGTGCCGCACCGGCGCGCGGTCGGTCCGGGCACGGATGTTCGCCCCGGCCGCCGGCGTGCCCGAGGATCCGGCCACGGGATCGGCCACCGCGGTCTTTGCGGCTGTGCTGCACGGGCAAGGCGCGCTGGACGACGGGGAAACCGTGATCACGGTCGATCAAGGCGTCGAGATGGGGCGGCCCAGCCGCTTGCGCCTGACGGCGGTGGTGACAGATGGTAGGCTGGTGGCCGCGCGGGTGGCCGGACAGGCGGTGCGGGTGGCCGAAGGGCGCATCCGGGTGCCGGAACGGAGGGGATGA
- a CDS encoding ABC transporter permease subunit: MRTCAQSLSDYGLRALGRDFGAQLLPKGADISLCDQIVLIGSGMLWNIYFAVLAVVLGFWLATAIAVAKASGNRWLSRPAQAFIFVFRGSPLFIQFFFAYEFFQILPKWTGSLNLGFVELTASTGWLTRAWLGALIVLFLNTSAYTAEIFYGALRSVPRGDMEAADAYGLSGWARFRRITWPTMLRLAWPSYTNEAIFLFHATALVFFSGFPAWQQSGDALYYARYFADQTFNPFVAYPIIAAYFILATLVIIAVYGAVNRRLNRHLPREVRPKLRFRPQIIR, encoded by the coding sequence ATGAGAACCTGTGCGCAATCCCTGTCCGACTATGGCCTGCGCGCGCTGGGGCGCGATTTCGGGGCGCAGCTGTTGCCCAAGGGGGCCGATATTTCCCTGTGCGATCAGATCGTGCTGATCGGGTCGGGGATGCTGTGGAACATCTATTTCGCCGTGCTGGCGGTTGTGCTGGGGTTCTGGCTGGCCACGGCCATTGCGGTGGCCAAGGCCAGCGGCAACCGCTGGCTGTCACGCCCGGCGCAGGCGTTCATCTTTGTGTTCCGCGGCTCGCCCCTGTTCATCCAGTTCTTCTTTGCCTATGAGTTCTTCCAGATCCTGCCGAAATGGACCGGCAGCCTGAACCTGGGCTTTGTGGAACTGACGGCCAGCACCGGCTGGCTGACGCGGGCGTGGCTGGGGGCGCTGATCGTGCTGTTCCTCAATACCTCGGCCTATACGGCGGAAATCTTTTATGGCGCGCTGCGGTCGGTTCCGCGGGGCGACATGGAGGCGGCCGATGCCTATGGCCTGTCGGGCTGGGCGCGGTTTCGCCGCATCACCTGGCCCACCATGCTGCGGCTGGCCTGGCCCAGCTATACCAACGAGGCGATCTTTCTGTTCCACGCCACCGCGCTGGTGTTCTTTTCCGGCTTTCCGGCCTGGCAGCAATCGGGCGACGCGCTGTATTACGCGCGCTACTTTGCCGACCAGACGTTCAACCCCTTCGTCGCCTATCCGATCATTGCCGCCTACTTCATTCTGGCGACGCTTGTCATCATCGCGGTCTATGGCGCGGTGAACCGGCGGCTCAACCGGCATCTGCCAAGGGAGGTGCGGCCGAAGCTCCGCTTCCGTCCGCAAATCATTCGATGA
- a CDS encoding ABC transporter permease subunit: MFAFCADPKLLEGAAWFACYLTSGTHLSMYWSVLTVLLLLVLAAPSALAFGFGGALMARSHVPPVALLGKGYISMVRGVPDIVFFLFVPIAVDQGLEYLMHVTRCADWTAAVRQGNDFVVCPQAKIPSSNAPKIAHDAYAFALALLAFALVFGAFAANTLKGAMEAVPRAQVETAEAYGMNRAQAFRRVILPQMWVYALPGLSNLWMILIKATPLLFLLGIKDIVYWARELGGSKTSIFAYPHPDWRVWYFLGLLCFYLLLTWGSERVLGRLQMRLAVGQATTAGEALRKAGAA, translated from the coding sequence ATGTTCGCATTCTGCGCCGATCCCAAGCTGCTGGAAGGTGCCGCGTGGTTCGCGTGCTACCTGACATCGGGCACGCATCTGTCGATGTACTGGTCGGTGCTGACGGTGCTGTTGCTGCTGGTGCTGGCGGCACCTTCGGCGCTGGCCTTCGGCTTTGGCGGGGCGCTGATGGCCCGTTCGCACGTGCCGCCGGTGGCGCTGCTGGGCAAGGGCTATATTTCCATGGTGCGCGGGGTGCCCGACATCGTGTTCTTCCTGTTCGTGCCGATCGCGGTGGACCAGGGGCTGGAATACCTGATGCATGTCACCCGCTGCGCCGACTGGACTGCGGCCGTGCGGCAAGGCAACGATTTCGTCGTCTGCCCGCAGGCCAAGATCCCCTCGTCGAACGCGCCGAAGATCGCGCATGATGCCTATGCCTTTGCGCTGGCGCTGCTGGCCTTTGCGCTGGTGTTCGGGGCCTTTGCCGCCAACACCCTGAAAGGCGCGATGGAGGCGGTGCCGCGCGCGCAGGTGGAAACCGCCGAAGCCTATGGCATGAACCGCGCGCAGGCGTTCCGCCGGGTGATCCTGCCGCAGATGTGGGTCTATGCGTTGCCTGGCCTGTCGAACCTGTGGATGATCCTGATCAAGGCGACGCCGCTGCTGTTCCTGCTGGGGATCAAGGACATCGTGTATTGGGCGCGGGAACTGGGCGGGTCCAAGACATCCATCTTCGCCTATCCGCATCCTGACTGGCGGGTGTGGTATTTCCTGGGGCTGCTGTGCTTTTACCTGTTGCTGACCTGGGGCAGCGAACGGGTGCTGGGCCGGTTGCAGATGCGGCTGGCGGTCGGCCAGGCCACCACGGCCGGCGAGGCGCTGCGCAAGGCGGGTGCAGCATGA
- a CDS encoding 23S rRNA (adenine(2030)-N(6))-methyltransferase RlmJ, protein MLSYQHIYHAGNPADVQKHALLAWLLDYMTAKDKALTYMETHSGRGLYALDAPEAVKTGEAAAGIGRMEAGFPADHPYRRCLETVRGVAGPAAYPGSPLIAASLLRPFDRIVLAELHPREHAALREAMASVYADIRREDGLAMALSMCPPTPRRGVLMIDPSYEVKDDYDRLPGLIGAIARKWPVGIILLWYPILTGGAHGPMLDRLMAAHPEALRHEVRFAPVRPGHRMVGSGMFVINPAWGMADEAARISALFRAMGG, encoded by the coding sequence ATGTTGTCCTATCAGCACATCTACCATGCCGGGAACCCGGCCGATGTCCAGAAGCACGCCCTGCTGGCCTGGCTGCTGGACTACATGACCGCCAAGGACAAGGCCCTGACCTATATGGAAACCCATTCGGGAAGGGGCCTTTATGCGCTGGATGCGCCCGAGGCGGTCAAGACGGGCGAGGCGGCGGCCGGCATCGGGCGGATGGAGGCGGGATTTCCCGCCGACCACCCCTATCGCCGCTGTCTGGAGACGGTGCGCGGGGTGGCGGGGCCGGCGGCCTATCCGGGGTCGCCGCTGATCGCGGCATCGCTGTTGCGGCCGTTCGACAGGATCGTGCTGGCCGAACTGCACCCGCGCGAACATGCCGCGCTGCGCGAGGCGATGGCATCGGTCTATGCCGATATCCGGCGCGAGGACGGGTTGGCGATGGCGCTGTCGATGTGCCCGCCGACGCCGCGGCGCGGGGTGCTGATGATTGATCCGTCCTACGAGGTGAAGGACGATTACGACCGCCTGCCCGGGCTGATCGGGGCCATCGCGCGGAAATGGCCGGTGGGCATCATCCTGCTGTGGTATCCGATCCTGACCGGGGGGGCGCATGGGCCGATGCTGGACCGGCTGATGGCCGCCCACCCCGAGGCCCTGCGGCACGAGGTGCGGTTTGCTCCGGTGCGGCCGGGGCACCGGATGGTGGGGTCGGGGATGTTCGTCATCAACCCCGCCTGGGGGATGGCGGACGAGGCGGCGCGCATTTCGGCGCTGTTCCGGGCCATGGGCGGCTGA